A stretch of DNA from bacterium:
TTGGAAAATATCTTGATGTTTTGATTGGTTTAGGATTAATAGAAAGAAAGGTTCCGATAACAGAAAAAATTCCCCTTAAATCCAGAAAAGGGATTTATGTTATAAGGGATAATTTCTTTAGATTCTGGTTTAGATTTGTCTATCCCAATCTCTCTTATCTTGAAGAGGCAAGAGAGGATTATGTAATGGATATAATCAGGCGTGATTTTACTACATATCTGGGAGAGACATTTGAAGAGATTGCCAGAGAATACATCTTTTCTCTTTCATTGGATGATAAATTGCCGGCTAAATTTGATAAAATTGGCAGTTTTTGGGACAGCGAAGAAGAGATAGATATTGTTGGCATCAATGAGAAGGAAAAGGCTATTCTCTTTGGCGAATGCAAATGGACAAACAAACCCGTAGATTTGGATGTATATTCTGCTTTACTCAAGAAGAAAGATAGAGTCCTCTGGTATAAGGATGGAAGGAAGGAATATTTTGTGTTGTGTAGTAAGAGTGGATTTACCGATGCGGTGAAAAAACTATCAGAAAAAGAAAGCATCTTATTGATTGATATTGGAGAGACTAAGCCTGACTTTCGCATTTTGAAGAAACAGAGGTAAGAATATCAAGGGGCACCATCTCCTATTTACGCTCTTGGATGATACTTTGCATGAAGTGTCTTCAATCTTGCCTGATGAATATGCGTATAAATTTGTGTTGTCGTAATATTCACATGCCCTAACATCTCCTGAACACTTCGCAAGTCAGCATCATTAGATAATAAATGTGTTGCAAATGAATGACGCAAGGTATGAGGAGAAATTTCCTTCTTTATTCCACACAATCGAGCATATCTTTTGATAATCTTCCACAGTGCCTGTCTTGTTATTCCCTTTCCTCGCCAATTTACAAACAGATTTTCGATGATATTATCATTTTTAACTAAATATGGTCTGGCTTTTTCCAGATATTCTCTCAGGTAAGTTAATGCTGTTTGACCGATAGGCACTATCCTTTCTTTTGAGCCCTTGCCTAAAATATTTGCAAACCCTATTTCTAAATTGACCTGCCCCACATTTAAAAGTATAACCTCTGAAACCCGAGCACCTGTGGCATACATAAATTCTAACATCGCTTTATCTCTTAGACCTAATGGTTGGTTAATATCGGGTTGATTTAATAATGATTCTATCTCTTTATAGGTTAAAAACTTAGGTAATTTACTCACCGCCCATGATTTTGTATATGGAGATTCTAAATAAAGGGTTGGATTATAACTAATTTGTCCCTCGTTCTCCAGAAATCGATAAAATGCCTTAATACTTGCTACCTTTCTACTGATACTTGATGATTTTAAATGATTATTTCTTAGATAGGTAAGATAATTTAAGACATTTATCTCTTTTGAATCAACTGATTGTATGTTATTTTTTTCAAGGAACAAGATATATTGTCCAATATCACTCTCATACGCAAAGCAGGTATTAGGCGATAATCCTCGTTCTATACCCAGATAATTTATAAAATTTTCAACCTTATCTTTCATTGTAAAAATGGGTTAGTTTTTCTTTCCTCTCCAATTGTTGAAATATTCCCATGTCCTGGGTAAATAATCGTTTCATCTTCTAAGATTAAAAGGTGTTGATTAATAGAATCAATTAAGGTTTTATAATCTCCACCAGGAAAATCTGTTCTCCCAATTCCACCAGCAAATAATGTATCGCCAGTAAATATAAATTTATCTCCAGATAAACAAATACCCCCTTGTGTATGACCGGGGGTATGGATGACTTTTAATTTTAAATGACCTGTTTCAATATACTCACCATCTTCTAACAATCTATCTGCCGAAGTAATTATCGGTTCATAAAAAAATGCGGATAGGTTTGAGGAAGAATCAGTCAGCATCACGGCATCTTTTTTATGGATAAGTATTTTTGCGCCCGTAGCATTTTTCAGCTCATTATTACCTGCAATATGGTCACTATGACCATGTGTATTAATAATATAAATGAGTTTAGTTTTTAATTCATTTAATTTATCAAGGATTAGGTAAGCATCCCCACCAGGGTCAATAACAATTGCCTCATTTCCATCTTCTAAAATATAGCAATTACTTTCCATAAAGCCAACAACTAATTTATGTATATTATTCATCCTCTCTACTCTCTCTTCTTTCCTCTTTCCTCTCTCTTCTCTCTTTTCTTCTCTCTACTCTCTACTCCCTACTCCCTACTACCAATGTTACTGGTCCATCATTATGAATATCCACTAACATCATTGCCCCAAATTCACCCTCGGCAACTTTAATATTTGTTTTTTTCATCGTTTCTATAAATTTAATGTATAATTCTCTGGCTAATTCCGGCGGAGCGGCTTGAGTAAAATCAGGTCTTCTGCCTTTACGACAATCACCATATAATGTAAATTGCGAAATAATCAATGCCTGTCCTTTAATATCTAATAACGAGAGATTAAATTTATTCGATTCATCTGCGAATATTCGTAAATTAACAATTTTATTGACTAAATACTCAACATCCTTAATCGTATCCTGATGTGTTATTCCTAATAATATCACTAAGCCGTTATCTATCTTACCAATTATTTTATTATCAACTGATACCGAGGCTTCTTTTACCCGTTGTAGACAAGCACGCATATTTACTTTCCCTTTTTTACTGATTCATTTAGCCATCTTAAATAATCTTCATTCCCGCCAATAATAGGTAAGGCAATTATTTCAGGAACGGTATATGAATGAACCTTTTTGACCATAGTTATTAATTTCTTTAATAGAGATTTTCTTGTCTTAATTATCAACAAACTTTCCGCAGATTTATCTATTTTATTTTCCCACCAGAAGATAGAATGGATATGCGGAATGATA
This window harbors:
- the xerD gene encoding site-specific tyrosine recombinase XerD, whose translation is MKDKVENFINYLGIERGLSPNTCFAYESDIGQYILFLEKNNIQSVDSKEINVLNYLTYLRNNHLKSSSISRKVASIKAFYRFLENEGQISYNPTLYLESPYTKSWAVSKLPKFLTYKEIESLLNQPDINQPLGLRDKAMLEFMYATGARVSEVILLNVGQVNLEIGFANILGKGSKERIVPIGQTALTYLREYLEKARPYLVKNDNIIENLFVNWRGKGITRQALWKIIKRYARLCGIKKEISPHTLRHSFATHLLSNDADLRSVQEMLGHVNITTTQIYTHIHQARLKTLHAKYHPRA
- a CDS encoding MBL fold metallo-hydrolase, with amino-acid sequence MNNIHKLVVGFMESNCYILEDGNEAIVIDPGGDAYLILDKLNELKTKLIYIINTHGHSDHIAGNNELKNATGAKILIHKKDAVMLTDSSSNLSAFFYEPIITSADRLLEDGEYIETGHLKLKVIHTPGHTQGGICLSGDKFIFTGDTLFAGGIGRTDFPGGDYKTLIDSINQHLLILEDETIIYPGHGNISTIGEERKTNPFLQ
- the dtd gene encoding D-aminoacyl-tRNA deacylase, yielding MRACLQRVKEASVSVDNKIIGKIDNGLVILLGITHQDTIKDVEYLVNKIVNLRIFADESNKFNLSLLDIKGQALIISQFTLYGDCRKGRRPDFTQAAPPELARELYIKFIETMKKTNIKVAEGEFGAMMLVDIHNDGPVTLVVGSRE
- the cutA gene encoding divalent-cation tolerance protein CutA, producing the protein MKYIVVLITTPQTEEATKIANKLVEDKIAACVNIIPHIHSIFWWENKIDKSAESLLIIKTRKSLLKKLITMVKKVHSYTVPEIIALPIIGGNEDYLRWLNESVKKGK